One Hordeum vulgare subsp. vulgare chromosome 4H, MorexV3_pseudomolecules_assembly, whole genome shotgun sequence DNA window includes the following coding sequences:
- the LOC123447111 gene encoding pollen allergen Dac g 3-like — MASSSSSRLLATAVLTALFAGAMSVVKVSFTVEKGSDAKKLVLEIDYTGPGDNLAEVELRQYGSEEWQPLTKKGDLWEVSCSKALVDPFNLRFLSKNGMRNVFDQVFSTDFQIGKTYASEE; from the coding sequence ATGGCTTCCTCCTCGTCCTCAAGGTTGCTCGCGACGGCGGTGCTGACGGCGCTGTTCGCCGGCGCGATGAGCGTCGTGAAGGTGTCCTTCACGGTGGAGAAGGGGTCTGACGCCAAGAAGCTGGTGCTCGAAATCGATTACACCGGACCAGGCGATAACCTCGCGGAGGTGGAGCTCCGGCAGTACGGCTCGGAGGAGTGGCAACCATTGACCAAGAAGGGTGACCTCTGGGAGGTCTCGTGTAGCAAGGCGCTCGTTGACCCCTTCAACTTACGCTTCTTGTCCAAGAATGGCATGAGGAACGTCTTCGACCAAGTCTTCTCCACCGATTTCCAGATCGGCAAAACCTACGCCtcggaagagtga